The proteins below are encoded in one region of Mycobacterium pseudokansasii:
- a CDS encoding TldD/PmbA family protein: MTPKRGIDSDFLDLPRHALADAALSAATAAGASHADLRIHRTSTEIIQLRDGELETAIASHDVGFAVRVIVDGTWGFASHAELAPSVAADTARRAVQVATTLATLNTDRVELAPEPVYADVSWVSDYQIDPFGVPAPEKIAVLQDYSGRLLSADGVDHALASLNAVKEQTFYADTFGSSITQQRVRLFPSLEAVTVDAAAGTFDSMRTLAPPTARGWEMVAGDEIWNWTDELAQLPSLLAEKLKAPSVTAGPTDLVIDPTNLWLTIHESIGHATEYDRAIGYEAAYAGTSFATPDKLGTLRYGSPVMNVTADRTVEFGLASIGYDDEGVATQSWDLVRDGVFVGYQLDRVFALRLGKERSNGCSYADSPHHVPIQRMPNVSLQPGPEDLSTADLIGRVADGIYIVGDKSWSIDMQRYNFQFTGQRFFRIRDGRLDGQLRDVAYQATTTDFWNSMEAVGGPSTWRLCGAINCGKAQPSQIAAVSHGCPSALFRGVNVLNTRTEGGR, from the coding sequence GTGACACCGAAGCGCGGGATCGATTCCGACTTCCTGGACCTGCCGCGCCACGCGTTGGCCGACGCCGCGTTGTCAGCGGCCACCGCCGCCGGGGCCAGCCATGCCGACCTGCGGATTCATCGAACCAGCACCGAGATCATCCAGCTGCGCGACGGCGAGCTCGAGACCGCAATCGCCAGTCACGACGTGGGCTTCGCGGTGCGGGTGATCGTCGACGGCACGTGGGGCTTCGCCTCGCACGCCGAGCTGGCGCCGTCGGTGGCCGCCGACACCGCGCGCCGCGCGGTGCAGGTGGCCACCACGCTGGCCACGCTGAACACCGACCGCGTCGAGCTGGCGCCCGAGCCGGTGTACGCCGACGTCAGCTGGGTGTCGGATTACCAGATCGACCCGTTCGGCGTGCCCGCACCCGAGAAGATCGCCGTGCTGCAGGACTACTCCGGCCGATTGTTAAGCGCCGACGGCGTCGATCATGCGTTAGCCAGTCTGAATGCGGTCAAGGAGCAGACCTTCTACGCCGACACTTTCGGGTCGTCGATCACCCAGCAGCGGGTGCGGTTGTTCCCGTCGCTGGAGGCGGTCACCGTCGATGCGGCGGCGGGCACCTTCGATTCGATGCGCACCCTGGCGCCGCCGACGGCCCGGGGCTGGGAGATGGTCGCCGGCGACGAGATCTGGAACTGGACCGACGAACTGGCTCAGCTACCGTCGTTGCTAGCCGAGAAACTCAAGGCGCCCAGCGTGACCGCAGGCCCCACCGACCTGGTGATCGACCCGACCAACCTATGGCTGACCATCCACGAATCCATCGGCCACGCAACCGAATACGATCGTGCCATCGGCTACGAGGCGGCCTACGCCGGAACCTCGTTCGCCACACCGGACAAACTCGGTACCCTGCGCTACGGCTCACCGGTGATGAACGTGACGGCCGACCGCACCGTCGAATTCGGTCTGGCCAGTATCGGTTACGACGACGAAGGCGTGGCCACGCAGAGCTGGGATCTGGTGCGCGACGGAGTGTTCGTCGGCTATCAGCTCGACCGGGTGTTCGCGCTGCGGCTCGGCAAGGAGCGCTCCAACGGCTGCTCGTATGCCGACTCACCCCATCACGTGCCGATCCAGCGGATGCCCAATGTTTCGTTGCAGCCCGGGCCCGAGGATCTCAGCACCGCCGATCTCATCGGCCGGGTGGCGGACGGCATCTATATCGTCGGCGACAAATCATGGTCAATTGACATGCAGCGCTACAACTTCCAGTTCACCGGTCAGCGATTCTTCCGCATCCGCGACGGCCGTCTGGACGGTCAGTTGCGCGATGTCGCCTATCAGGCCACCACCACCGACTTCTGGAATTCCATGGAGGCCGTGGGCGGCCCATCGACCTGGCGGCTATGTGGCGCGATCAACTGTGGCAAGGCCCAGCCGAGCCAGATCGCGGCCGTCAGCCACGGCTGTCCGTCGGCGTTGTTCCGCGGCGTCAACGTGCTCAACACCCGTACCGAAGGCGGCCGATGA
- a CDS encoding carbohydrate ABC transporter permease, translating to MRATRRRPTALAYALLAPSLFGVLAFLLLPILVVVWLSLYRWDLLGPLRFVGLANWRSVLADSGFGGSLVVTAVFVAIVVPAQTVLGLLAAMMLARQLPGTNFFRTLYVLPWVCAPLAIAVMWRWILAPTDGAVSAVLGRRVEWLSNPDLALPLVAAVVVWTNVGYVSLSFLAGLLAIPDDIHAAARTDGATAWQRFWRITLPMLRPTTFFVLVTGIVGAAQIFDIVYALTGGGPEGSTDLVAHQIYSEAFGSAAIGRASVMAVVLFVILVGVTFVQHLYFRRRISYDLI from the coding sequence ATGCGCGCCACACGACGTCGACCCACCGCGCTGGCGTATGCCCTGCTGGCGCCCAGCCTGTTCGGCGTGCTCGCCTTTCTGTTGCTGCCCATCCTGGTGGTCGTCTGGCTGAGCCTGTACCGGTGGGATCTGCTGGGCCCGCTGCGCTTCGTCGGGCTGGCCAACTGGCGGTCGGTGCTGGCGGACTCCGGCTTCGGCGGCTCCCTGGTGGTCACCGCCGTTTTCGTGGCGATCGTGGTTCCGGCGCAGACGGTGCTCGGGTTGCTGGCCGCGATGATGCTGGCCCGCCAGCTTCCGGGCACCAATTTTTTCCGCACGCTCTACGTACTGCCGTGGGTCTGCGCCCCACTGGCGATCGCGGTGATGTGGCGCTGGATCCTGGCGCCCACCGATGGCGCCGTCAGCGCCGTGCTGGGCCGCCGCGTCGAATGGCTCAGCAACCCCGACCTGGCCCTGCCCTTGGTGGCCGCCGTCGTCGTCTGGACCAACGTGGGCTATGTCTCGTTGTCGTTCCTGGCGGGCTTGCTGGCCATCCCGGACGACATCCACGCGGCCGCGCGCACCGACGGCGCGACTGCCTGGCAGCGGTTCTGGCGGATCACCCTGCCGATGCTACGGCCGACGACCTTCTTCGTGCTGGTCACCGGAATCGTCGGCGCCGCACAGATTTTCGATATCGTTTACGCGCTGACCGGCGGCGGGCCCGAAGGCAGCACCGACCTGGTGGCTCACCAGATCTATTCCGAGGCATTCGGTTCGGCGGCCATCGGGCGGGCGTCGGTGATGGCCGTGGTGCTGTTCGTCATTCTCGTCGGCGTCACCTTCGTTCAGCACCTGTACTTCAGGCGACGGATCAGTTATGACCTCATCTAG
- a CDS encoding carbohydrate ABC transporter permease, with protein sequence MRAGTARRGAGPSGAAANAVIYAGLILGALITLLPFLLGLLTSFTSAHQFATGTPLQLPRPPTLSNYADLAGGGFGRAAVVTALMTAVILLGQMTFSVLAGYAFARLEFPGRDVLFWVYIATLMVPATVTVVPLYLMMAQLGLRNTFWALVLPFMFGSPYAIFLLREHFRIIPNDLINAAFLDGANTLDVLVHVVIPSSRPVLAALTLITVVSQWNNFMWPLVITSGHKWRVLTVATADLQSRFNAQWTLVMAATTVAIVPLIVLFVAAQRHIVSSILVSGLK encoded by the coding sequence ATGCGGGCCGGCACGGCCCGAAGAGGAGCCGGACCATCAGGCGCGGCGGCCAACGCCGTGATCTACGCCGGCCTGATCCTCGGCGCGCTGATCACGTTGCTGCCCTTCTTGCTTGGGCTGCTCACGTCGTTCACCTCCGCCCACCAGTTCGCGACGGGCACACCGCTGCAGTTGCCGCGCCCGCCGACGCTGTCGAATTACGCCGATCTGGCCGGCGGGGGCTTCGGCCGCGCGGCGGTGGTGACCGCGCTGATGACGGCGGTGATCCTGCTGGGACAGATGACGTTTTCGGTGCTGGCCGGCTACGCATTCGCCCGGTTGGAGTTCCCCGGACGAGACGTGTTGTTCTGGGTCTACATCGCGACGTTGATGGTGCCGGCGACGGTCACGGTGGTGCCGCTGTATCTGATGATGGCCCAGCTGGGCCTGCGCAACACGTTCTGGGCACTGGTGCTGCCGTTCATGTTCGGATCGCCGTATGCGATCTTCTTGCTGCGCGAGCACTTTCGCATCATCCCGAACGATTTGATCAACGCCGCTTTCCTGGACGGCGCCAACACCCTGGATGTGCTGGTGCACGTGGTGATTCCGTCCAGCCGTCCGGTCCTGGCCGCCCTGACGCTGATCACCGTGGTCTCTCAGTGGAACAACTTCATGTGGCCGCTGGTGATCACCAGCGGCCACAAGTGGCGGGTGTTGACGGTGGCCACGGCCGACCTGCAGTCCCGGTTCAACGCCCAGTGGACGCTGGTGATGGCGGCCACGACGGTCGCAATCGTTCCGCTGATCGTGCTGTTCGTCGCGGCTCAGCGGCATATCGTCTCGTCGATCCTCGTCTCGGGGCTCAAATGA
- a CDS encoding ABC transporter substrate-binding protein: MTRPRFSTLVAAALTSIAALLGVTAVVLDRAGEPAAGRIIVTVRLWAEPIASAYQRSFEAFTRTYPGIEVRTNLVSYSNYFDTLRTDVAGGSGDDIFWLSNAHLAAYADSGRLMKIDPALDPGDWEPSVVDQFTRNGVLWAVPQLTDAGVAVFYNADLLAAAGVEAAELDRVRWSPGPDDTLRPLLARLTVDADGHVAGTTGFEARRVRQWGYNAANDPQGIYLNYIGSAGGVFQRGNEFAFDNPPAIEAFRYLVGLINDDHVAPPASDTNDNGDFSRNQFLAGRMALFQSGTYSLAPVARDATFRWGVAMLPIGPVGRVSVTNGIAAAGNSATKHPDAVRRVLAWMGSSDGNTYLGREGAAIPAVLSAQPVYFAYWKAKGVDVTPFFAVLNGPRIPAPGGSGFAAGNDALKPYFDEMFLGRGDVATILRQAQAAANAAAQR; this comes from the coding sequence ATGACGCGACCCCGCTTTTCCACATTGGTCGCCGCCGCGCTCACGTCGATCGCGGCGCTTCTCGGGGTTACGGCGGTGGTGCTGGACCGTGCCGGCGAACCGGCCGCCGGCAGGATCATCGTCACCGTCCGGCTGTGGGCCGAGCCGATCGCATCGGCCTATCAGCGCTCGTTCGAAGCGTTCACCCGCACATATCCCGGCATCGAAGTCCGCACGAATCTCGTGTCGTATTCGAACTACTTCGACACCCTGCGCACCGACGTGGCCGGGGGCAGCGGCGACGACATCTTCTGGCTGTCCAACGCCCACCTCGCCGCCTATGCCGACAGCGGCCGGTTGATGAAGATCGACCCAGCCCTCGATCCGGGCGACTGGGAGCCGTCGGTGGTCGACCAGTTCACCCGTAACGGTGTGCTGTGGGCAGTGCCGCAGCTGACCGACGCCGGAGTCGCGGTGTTCTACAACGCCGACCTGCTGGCGGCGGCCGGTGTCGAGGCGGCCGAGCTGGACCGGGTGCGCTGGAGTCCCGGCCCCGACGACACATTGCGCCCACTATTGGCCCGGCTCACCGTCGACGCCGACGGACATGTCGCCGGCACAACGGGTTTCGAGGCCCGACGGGTCCGCCAGTGGGGCTACAACGCCGCCAACGACCCGCAGGGCATTTACCTGAACTACATCGGCTCGGCCGGCGGGGTATTCCAGCGCGGCAACGAGTTCGCCTTCGACAATCCGCCCGCCATCGAGGCTTTCCGTTATCTGGTCGGCCTGATCAACGACGACCACGTCGCGCCGCCCGCCTCCGACACCAACGACAACGGTGATTTCTCCCGCAACCAGTTCCTGGCCGGCCGCATGGCGCTGTTTCAGTCCGGCACCTACAGCCTGGCGCCGGTCGCTCGCGACGCCACCTTCCGCTGGGGTGTCGCGATGCTGCCGATCGGGCCGGTGGGTCGGGTGAGCGTCACAAACGGCATTGCCGCGGCCGGTAATTCGGCCACCAAGCATCCCGACGCGGTGCGCCGGGTACTGGCCTGGATGGGCAGCAGCGACGGCAACACCTACCTGGGCCGCGAAGGAGCGGCCATCCCGGCGGTGCTGTCGGCCCAGCCGGTTTACTTCGCCTACTGGAAAGCCAAGGGGGTCGACGTCACCCCGTTTTTCGCGGTGCTGAACGGACCGCGAATCCCGGCCCCCGGTGGTTCCGGATTCGCTGCCGGCAACGACGCCCTCAAGCCCTATTTCGACGAAATGTTCCTTGGCCGCGGCGATGTAGCGACAATCCTGAGGCAGGCGCAGGCCGCGGCCAACGCCGCCGCACAGCGCTGA